The following coding sequences are from one Rhodopirellula islandica window:
- a CDS encoding response regulator, with the protein MNSPSSSLRIVVADDESDIRDYFEAVLPRLGHQVVGAAEDGLQLVALCEQEHPDLVITDVMMPKMDGLTAAEKISQAISVPIIVVSSHEKGAVSDNPRIVDYLVKPISIGDLEASIQHAVRI; encoded by the coding sequence ATGAATTCACCATCAAGTTCATTGCGGATCGTGGTGGCAGATGACGAATCCGACATCCGTGACTATTTCGAAGCCGTCTTGCCCCGTCTGGGGCATCAAGTCGTCGGGGCAGCCGAGGACGGACTGCAGCTGGTCGCCTTGTGCGAGCAGGAGCATCCTGATTTGGTCATCACCGATGTCATGATGCCAAAGATGGACGGTTTGACAGCGGCAGAGAAGATCTCACAGGCCATTTCGGTGCCGATCATTGTCGTCTCCTCGCACGAGAAGGGAGCTGTCAGCGACAATCCCCGAATTGTGGACTATTTGGTCAAACCCATCAGCATCGGGGATTTGGAAGCCTCCATTCAGCACGCAGTCCGAATCTAG
- the hemG gene encoding menaquinone-dependent protoporphyrinogen IX dehydrogenase yields MRNLIVFASHEGQTEQIAERIHRRLLHHRMPSDVLDVVQHSATEIQVEAYDAVLVGSPMHFGRHDPRIRFFIEHNLDFLNEIPTAFFSVSLASASKKRKERAEAERLANEFLQSTLWNPPVMDCFAGALKYSKYGWLKRQIMHRIAQRAGAETDFDQDYDYTDWERVDDFADRFATLVRACRRPPEQRPRFSELRTPVREYSLHRTRSKRRTANLYHVVANGGRLHGWMSRANSFRCMKSPLIGRLCAKRSRAKVVAPRATRKLIQGGPILAGKHRYAKPLPRLTFRQRNA; encoded by the coding sequence ATGCGCAACCTCATTGTCTTCGCGTCTCACGAGGGACAAACCGAACAGATCGCCGAGAGGATCCATCGCCGGTTGCTGCACCATCGCATGCCCAGTGATGTCTTGGATGTGGTGCAACACTCTGCGACTGAAATCCAAGTCGAAGCGTACGACGCCGTGTTGGTCGGATCGCCCATGCATTTTGGTCGCCATGACCCCCGGATTCGGTTTTTCATCGAGCACAACTTGGATTTCCTGAATGAAATCCCGACGGCGTTTTTCTCCGTGAGCCTGGCCTCGGCTAGCAAGAAACGGAAAGAGCGAGCGGAAGCTGAAAGGTTAGCCAATGAGTTCTTGCAATCCACCCTTTGGAATCCGCCCGTGATGGACTGCTTCGCGGGAGCGCTCAAGTATTCCAAGTATGGCTGGTTGAAGCGACAAATCATGCACCGAATTGCACAGCGAGCGGGGGCGGAAACCGATTTCGATCAGGACTACGACTACACCGATTGGGAACGCGTCGATGATTTCGCTGATCGATTTGCGACGCTGGTCCGAGCTTGCAGGCGACCCCCCGAGCAACGTCCACGGTTCAGTGAATTGAGGACACCGGTTCGAGAGTATTCCCTTCACCGGACGCGTTCCAAAAGAAGGACCGCCAACCTCTACCACGTGGTGGCCAATGGTGGCCGTTTGCATGGTTGGATGTCCCGCGCCAACTCGTTTCGGTGCATGAAATCACCGTTGATTGGTCGTCTGTGTGCGAAGAGATCCAGGGCGAAAGTGGTCGCTCCTCGGGCAACCAGGAAACTGATTCAGGGGGGCCCGATCTTGGCTGGGAAACATCGCTATGCCAAGCCATTGCCGCGACTCACCTTCCGGCAACGGAATGCGTGA
- a CDS encoding TIGR00341 family protein has translation MSLRLIEIVLPTTTVHRMDSVLSSDTVLGRWDDTIDNDHSLIRMLVRTEQSEGMLDHLANQFSSSESFRVMLLPVEATLPRPPEPVAKDEAQTSESSTQRISRDELYDDVVAGAKLSNVFIAQTLLATVVAAIGLLRNDTAIIIGAMVIAPLLGPNVSLCLATTLGDMDLAKRSLRTNGAGLLVTLLASLIIGFLFKVDPTSTAIAARTNVNLSDVILATASGCAGVLAFTTGAPASLIGVMVAVALLPPFTVFGLMLAGGELHAAGGALMLLAMNVICVNLAGVFTFAVQGVRPRTWWESERAKRAIRISLATWVTLLTILILLIYFVVQKP, from the coding sequence ATGTCATTGCGACTGATCGAAATTGTCTTGCCCACCACGACGGTTCACCGAATGGACTCGGTCCTGAGCAGTGACACCGTGCTGGGGCGTTGGGACGACACCATCGACAACGACCATTCGTTGATCCGCATGTTGGTGCGTACGGAACAGTCCGAAGGGATGTTGGATCACTTGGCCAACCAGTTTTCCAGCTCAGAATCGTTTCGCGTGATGTTGCTTCCGGTGGAAGCCACTTTGCCGCGACCGCCTGAGCCCGTGGCAAAGGATGAAGCACAAACGAGTGAGTCATCGACTCAGCGGATCAGTCGAGACGAACTCTACGACGATGTTGTGGCCGGGGCGAAGTTGTCCAACGTATTTATCGCACAAACGTTGCTAGCAACCGTGGTTGCTGCGATTGGTTTGCTGAGAAATGACACGGCAATCATCATTGGTGCGATGGTGATTGCGCCGCTGCTGGGCCCCAATGTTTCCCTGTGTCTGGCAACGACTCTCGGCGACATGGATTTGGCCAAGCGATCCTTGCGCACCAATGGGGCTGGATTGCTGGTCACCTTGCTCGCTTCTTTGATCATTGGCTTTCTGTTCAAAGTCGATCCGACGTCCACCGCCATCGCCGCACGCACCAACGTGAACTTGAGCGACGTGATCCTGGCCACCGCGTCGGGTTGTGCAGGCGTGCTGGCATTCACGACCGGCGCTCCAGCGTCACTCATTGGTGTGATGGTCGCGGTCGCGTTGCTGCCTCCGTTCACCGTGTTTGGGTTGATGCTCGCCGGCGGCGAACTGCATGCCGCTGGAGGTGCCCTGATGTTGCTGGCCATGAACGTCATTTGCGTCAACTTGGCTGGCGTCTTCACCTTCGCTGTCCAAGGCGTGCGACCGCGGACCTGGTGGGAATCCGAGCGAGCGAAACGAGCCATCCGGATTTCCCTTGCAACCTGGGTCACGCTGCTGACAATCTTGATCTTGTTGATCTATTTCGTGGTTCAAAAGCCGTGA
- a CDS encoding SDR family NAD(P)-dependent oxidoreductase, protein MNRFQGSVAIVTGGTRDIGRSCSILLAEARAKVVVNNHSNRAAGEETVAKIEEAGGTAILVEGDMTRKAEVDRLVVQACDASGESSHVLVHHVGGLVAREKLAEVDEVFVNQVMRTNVDIHRGRFCS, encoded by the coding sequence ATGAACCGTTTCCAAGGAAGCGTCGCCATCGTAACGGGTGGCACACGTGACATTGGCCGTTCCTGTTCGATCCTGTTGGCCGAAGCGCGTGCAAAGGTCGTCGTCAACAACCACAGCAACCGGGCGGCTGGCGAAGAAACGGTTGCCAAGATCGAAGAGGCAGGTGGCACCGCAATCCTGGTTGAGGGCGACATGACACGCAAGGCGGAGGTGGATCGCTTGGTGGTGCAGGCTTGTGATGCCTCAGGTGAATCCAGTCACGTCTTGGTCCATCACGTAGGCGGACTGGTTGCTCGCGAGAAGTTGGCGGAAGTGGACGAGGTGTTTGTGAATCAAGTCATGAGGACGAACGTTGACATCCATCGTGGAAGGTTCTGCTCGTGA
- a CDS encoding heavy metal translocating P-type ATPase produces MNNRLQLGIAGLAVVAIAVHLWMRFGMTVDVDLAGIAMHDWPLVVALVLGGIPLVWNLLVKLFRAEFGSDLLAGISIVTGVLLGEYLAATIVVLMLSGGEALEAYAVRSASSVLRALANRMPAIALRQVGDSTEEIPLDEIAIGDTILVLPHKVCPVDATVVTGHGTMDESYLTGEPYMMSKTPGSQVLSGAINGDSALTVRADKRAVDSRYAKIMEVMESSQQNRPKIRRLGDQLGSFYTPLAVLIGVAAWVVSGDPVRFLSVMVVATPCPLLIAIPVAILGAISLSARRSIIIRDPSVLEQVDRCKTMIFDKTGTLTYGRPKLVEQLVAPDQDPARVLTLVASLERYSKHPLAEAIVSAATERNTTSSQNELFSVSEISEPPGAGLRGIVDGHEMQITSRKKLLAKGDDWAERLPEQTGGLECVILIDGEYAATYRLRDSPRSEGHSFVDHLDARHGVKRVILLSGDRTSEVEYLGKQVGITECLGDQSPEDKLRYVTAETQTSKTVFVGDGINDAPALMAATVGIAFGQNSDVTTEAAGAVILDSSLARVDELMHISRRMRRIALQSAVGGMTLSVIGMLIASVGYLPPVAGAIAQEAIDVVAVLNALRVAWAPKSLTDF; encoded by the coding sequence ATGAACAATCGTTTGCAACTGGGAATCGCCGGGCTTGCCGTGGTCGCGATCGCGGTGCACTTGTGGATGCGTTTCGGGATGACGGTCGATGTCGACTTAGCTGGTATCGCGATGCATGACTGGCCGCTGGTGGTGGCACTCGTACTCGGGGGCATTCCGCTGGTCTGGAACCTGTTGGTCAAACTGTTTCGGGCCGAATTTGGATCGGACCTGTTGGCCGGCATCTCGATTGTGACCGGCGTGCTGCTGGGAGAATACTTGGCAGCCACCATTGTTGTTCTGATGCTTTCTGGTGGCGAAGCCCTGGAAGCCTACGCAGTTCGAAGTGCGTCCTCGGTGTTGCGTGCTTTAGCCAATCGCATGCCAGCGATCGCCCTTCGCCAAGTGGGAGATTCGACCGAAGAAATCCCACTGGACGAAATCGCCATTGGCGACACCATTTTGGTTCTGCCGCACAAGGTTTGCCCGGTGGATGCAACCGTGGTGACCGGGCACGGCACCATGGACGAGTCCTACTTGACCGGCGAACCGTACATGATGTCCAAAACACCTGGCTCGCAGGTGCTCTCGGGTGCAATCAATGGCGACTCCGCCCTGACGGTCCGGGCGGACAAGCGTGCTGTCGACTCACGCTACGCCAAGATCATGGAGGTGATGGAGTCGTCACAGCAGAACCGTCCCAAAATCCGCCGCCTTGGTGATCAACTCGGCTCTTTCTACACACCTCTCGCCGTCCTGATCGGTGTGGCGGCTTGGGTTGTCAGCGGTGATCCAGTTCGATTCTTGTCGGTGATGGTCGTGGCCACGCCCTGCCCTTTGTTGATCGCGATTCCAGTTGCGATTCTCGGTGCGATTTCGCTTTCAGCGCGACGTTCGATCATCATTCGCGATCCATCCGTTTTAGAACAAGTCGATCGCTGCAAGACGATGATCTTTGACAAAACCGGCACCTTGACCTACGGACGCCCCAAACTGGTCGAGCAATTGGTCGCTCCTGACCAGGATCCAGCGCGCGTGTTGACGTTGGTTGCCAGTCTGGAACGATACTCCAAGCACCCACTGGCGGAAGCAATCGTGTCCGCCGCCACCGAACGAAACACGACCTCATCGCAAAATGAGTTGTTCAGCGTTTCCGAAATCAGCGAGCCTCCCGGCGCGGGACTTCGGGGAATCGTCGATGGTCACGAAATGCAAATCACCAGCCGCAAAAAACTTCTTGCCAAGGGCGACGACTGGGCGGAACGATTGCCCGAACAAACTGGGGGCTTGGAATGCGTCATCTTGATCGATGGAGAATACGCCGCCACGTATCGACTGCGTGATTCACCCCGCAGTGAAGGCCATTCGTTCGTCGATCACCTGGATGCTCGTCATGGGGTCAAGCGAGTCATTTTGCTGTCCGGTGACCGAACCTCCGAAGTCGAATACCTCGGCAAACAAGTTGGGATCACCGAGTGTTTGGGCGATCAAAGTCCCGAAGACAAGCTGCGGTATGTGACCGCGGAAACCCAAACGTCGAAAACGGTATTCGTTGGCGATGGCATCAATGATGCCCCCGCGCTGATGGCGGCAACGGTTGGCATCGCGTTCGGTCAAAACAGCGACGTGACCACGGAAGCAGCGGGCGCCGTCATTCTGGATTCCTCCTTGGCCAGAGTGGATGAACTGATGCACATCAGTCGGCGGATGCGGCGAATCGCTCTCCAAAGTGCCGTCGGTGGCATGACACTCAGCGTGATTGGAATGTTGATCGCCTCAGTCGGCTATCTGCCGCCAGTCGCGGGCGCAATCGCCCAAGAAGCCATCGACGTGGTTGCGGTGCTCAATGCACTGCGAGTCGCCTGGGCTCCAAAATCACTGACCGATTTCTGA
- a CDS encoding glycogen debranching protein, with amino-acid sequence MNDISMNAWEQIEGSPFPLGATWIAKESSFNFSLYSRHATAVHLLLYRRDDLVHPAREVELNYLCNKSGPVWHCRVHREPSEDWSYYAYRVDGPAPQGGYDFHDFDFEKILLDPFAKGVFFPETFSRDAARRPGSNAGQAPLGILPHQICEFDWQGERLTRHGSDLVIYEMHVRGFTRNPNSGVPEAHRGTFLGVVDKIPYLVELGVTAVQLMPVFQFDPDDGDYWGYMPLNFFSPHHAYATDPSACNQREEFCTMVKALHAEGIEVLLDVVYNHTCEGDHRGPIYSFKGIDSSTAYMMTGNPESPYANHSGTGNTLHTANRAVRRMIVDSLRFWDTHMHVDGFRFDLASVFTRNSDGSINLDDPPIVSEIGTDADLSDDRLIAEPWDADGQFQLGQKFPGQRWMQWNAHYRDTMQGFVRGDRGMVPDLMTRLYGSCDLFPDDLAHALQPLLSVNYMTSHDGSTLYDLTAYNEKRNWANGNNNTDGATEYSWDCGWEGDEGVPPEILQLRKQQVRNFFCLLMLSNGTPMFRMGDEFLQTQRGNNNPYNQDNETSWLDWDRRDEHADIFDFVRELIAFRKSHPSISRSRFWRGDVRWYGTRHVVDMSPESRQLAYGLHGESQQDTDLYVMINAGTGTVEFGIQEWAVDKWRVAIDTSRTSLAELAETPSSQCVASPTMNVPAWSICVLVER; translated from the coding sequence ATGAACGACATCTCAATGAACGCCTGGGAACAAATTGAAGGTTCGCCTTTTCCTCTCGGCGCCACTTGGATCGCGAAAGAATCCTCGTTCAATTTCTCGCTCTATTCGCGACATGCCACCGCCGTGCATCTGTTGCTGTACCGACGAGACGATTTGGTTCATCCTGCGCGGGAGGTGGAGCTCAACTACTTGTGCAACAAGTCGGGCCCGGTTTGGCATTGCCGCGTCCACCGCGAACCCTCAGAGGATTGGTCGTACTACGCCTACCGCGTCGACGGGCCGGCGCCGCAAGGAGGCTACGACTTTCACGACTTCGACTTTGAAAAGATCCTGTTGGACCCGTTTGCAAAAGGCGTTTTCTTCCCCGAAACGTTTTCGCGCGACGCGGCCCGGCGTCCCGGATCGAACGCGGGCCAAGCCCCGCTGGGGATTCTGCCCCACCAAATTTGCGAATTCGATTGGCAAGGCGAACGATTGACTCGCCATGGCAGCGACCTCGTGATTTACGAGATGCATGTGCGTGGCTTCACCCGAAACCCAAACTCCGGTGTGCCCGAGGCGCACCGAGGAACGTTCCTGGGTGTTGTTGATAAAATCCCCTACCTGGTCGAGTTGGGCGTGACGGCAGTGCAATTGATGCCAGTCTTCCAATTTGATCCAGACGACGGCGACTACTGGGGCTACATGCCCCTGAACTTTTTCTCGCCGCATCACGCCTACGCCACCGATCCATCCGCGTGCAACCAAAGAGAGGAGTTCTGCACGATGGTGAAGGCCCTCCACGCCGAGGGAATCGAGGTTCTCTTGGACGTCGTCTACAACCACACTTGTGAAGGTGATCACCGCGGGCCCATCTATTCTTTCAAAGGCATCGACAGCAGCACCGCCTACATGATGACAGGCAACCCAGAGTCTCCGTATGCCAACCACAGCGGCACAGGAAACACGTTGCACACGGCCAATCGGGCAGTTCGTCGAATGATTGTCGACAGCCTGCGGTTCTGGGACACTCACATGCACGTGGACGGATTTCGTTTCGACCTTGCATCCGTCTTCACTCGAAACAGCGACGGTTCGATCAACCTGGACGATCCCCCGATCGTCAGTGAAATTGGCACCGACGCAGACCTCAGCGACGATCGGTTGATCGCTGAACCTTGGGATGCTGACGGGCAGTTTCAGCTCGGACAAAAATTCCCAGGGCAACGTTGGATGCAGTGGAACGCCCACTACCGCGACACGATGCAGGGTTTCGTTCGCGGCGACCGTGGCATGGTGCCGGATTTGATGACGCGACTGTATGGCAGCTGTGATTTGTTTCCGGATGACCTTGCCCACGCTTTGCAGCCTTTGCTGAGCGTCAACTACATGACATCTCATGACGGCAGCACGCTGTACGACTTGACGGCGTACAACGAAAAACGCAATTGGGCCAACGGAAACAACAACACCGACGGAGCCACGGAATACAGTTGGGATTGCGGCTGGGAAGGTGACGAGGGGGTGCCACCCGAGATTCTGCAGCTTCGCAAACAACAGGTCCGCAACTTCTTCTGTTTGTTGATGCTGTCCAATGGAACACCGATGTTTCGAATGGGTGACGAATTCCTTCAAACTCAGCGTGGGAACAACAACCCATACAACCAAGACAACGAAACAAGCTGGCTGGACTGGGATCGACGCGATGAGCATGCGGACATCTTCGACTTTGTCCGTGAATTGATCGCCTTTCGAAAGTCACATCCTTCGATCAGCCGCTCGCGGTTCTGGCGTGGCGACGTGCGCTGGTACGGGACCCGTCACGTGGTCGACATGTCCCCCGAATCGCGGCAACTCGCCTATGGCCTGCATGGCGAATCACAACAGGACACGGATCTCTATGTCATGATCAACGCTGGAACAGGAACGGTCGAATTTGGAATCCAAGAATGGGCGGTGGACAAGTGGCGTGTCGCCATCGACACCTCGCGCACCTCACTGGCGGAACTCGCGGAGACCCCATCCAGCCAATGCGTCGCGTCCCCCACCATGAATGTTCCCGCTTGGTCCATTTGCGTTCTTGTCGAACGATAG
- a CDS encoding SpoIIAA family protein: MSIELSEVAQGKFLEVHVSGQLDRETYQRLVPGAEEQIEKYGKIRVLFAMHDFHGWDAGALWEDIKFDAKHFQDFERIAIVGERKWERAMAVFCKPFTTASVRYYDESEIDEAREWLVED; encoded by the coding sequence ATGTCCATCGAACTCAGCGAAGTCGCCCAAGGCAAATTCTTGGAAGTCCACGTTTCCGGACAACTCGACCGGGAAACGTATCAACGCCTTGTCCCGGGTGCCGAGGAACAAATCGAGAAATACGGAAAGATTCGAGTGCTCTTTGCCATGCATGACTTTCACGGTTGGGACGCGGGCGCGTTGTGGGAAGACATCAAGTTTGACGCCAAGCATTTCCAGGACTTCGAACGCATCGCGATTGTTGGTGAACGCAAATGGGAACGTGCAATGGCAGTGTTCTGCAAACCATTCACCACCGCGTCGGTTCGCTACTATGACGAAAGCGAAATCGACGAAGCTCGTGAATGGTTGGTGGAAGACTGA
- a CDS encoding NAD-dependent epimerase/dehydratase family protein produces the protein MTHAFVTGASGFIGGHLVRQLRDAGDEVTCLVRPTSDTSQLDEMKPRYVMGDITAPESFSRYLADVDVVYHLAGATKSLRKRDLHRINVEGVRMVAHACAHQRSPPTLVHVSSLAAVGPTTCSCPRIESDEPQPVSNYGRSKLAGEVEVAEFAGDVPITIIRPPIVLGEADRDGLTMFDSIARWNLHLVPGFSEERFSVVHGDDLAAALILASRQGRRLDPEHPSVGRYFVAADESPTYAELGQMVGQALGRDHVRVLHNPKSAVWAIAAINEFASQVRRRAHILGLDKAREATAGSWICSGRSFEQDTGFRPGCDLQARLDQTARWYIEQGWLPEPRFAPCQAS, from the coding sequence ATGACACATGCTTTTGTGACCGGGGCCAGCGGTTTCATTGGCGGCCACCTGGTTCGTCAACTTCGTGATGCAGGGGACGAGGTGACTTGCTTGGTTCGTCCAACATCGGACACCAGTCAACTCGACGAGATGAAGCCGCGATATGTGATGGGCGATATCACGGCCCCCGAATCGTTTTCAAGGTATCTGGCCGATGTCGATGTGGTTTACCACTTGGCGGGAGCGACGAAGAGTCTACGAAAACGCGATTTGCACCGGATCAATGTGGAAGGCGTGCGAATGGTCGCGCACGCTTGCGCACATCAGCGCAGTCCGCCCACGTTGGTGCACGTGTCTTCGTTGGCGGCGGTTGGCCCGACAACCTGCAGTTGCCCCCGCATTGAATCCGACGAGCCGCAACCGGTTTCGAACTATGGACGCAGCAAATTGGCTGGCGAAGTCGAGGTGGCGGAGTTTGCGGGCGATGTTCCGATCACCATCATTCGACCGCCGATCGTTTTGGGCGAAGCCGATCGCGACGGTTTGACCATGTTCGACAGCATCGCACGGTGGAACTTGCACCTCGTACCCGGATTTTCAGAGGAGCGGTTTTCGGTTGTCCATGGCGATGATCTGGCTGCCGCATTGATTTTGGCGTCCAGACAAGGTCGTCGCCTTGACCCCGAACATCCCAGTGTCGGTCGGTACTTTGTGGCGGCGGATGAATCGCCCACGTACGCGGAATTGGGGCAAATGGTCGGGCAAGCTTTGGGACGCGATCATGTGCGCGTGCTGCACAATCCCAAGTCTGCGGTGTGGGCAATCGCCGCGATCAATGAGTTTGCCAGCCAGGTGCGTCGACGCGCTCACATCCTGGGGCTGGACAAGGCCCGCGAGGCGACCGCAGGTTCCTGGATTTGCAGTGGTCGCTCTTTTGAACAGGACACGGGGTTTCGTCCTGGGTGCGACTTGCAAGCTCGACTGGATCAAACCGCTCGCTGGTATATCGAGCAAGGGTGGTTGCCGGAACCAAGGTTCGCCCCATGCCAGGCTTCTTGA
- a CDS encoding phosphoketolase family protein, which produces MIETLESTQVAPETLRKIDAYWRAANYLSVGQIYLYDNPLLKRPLKIEDVKHMLLGHWGTTPGQNFIYAHLNRIIKQYDLDMIYVSGPGHGGPAVVGNTYLEGTYSEIYPHISQDEEGMRKLFIQFSFPGGIPSHASPECPGSIHEGGELGYSLSHSFGAVFDNPDLMVACVVGDGEAETGPLATAWHSNKFLNPATDGAVLPILHLNGYKIANPTILARIDHEELDQLMRGYGWTPIFVEGDDPMRMHAAMAEALDIAVEQIQSIQRKARESGDTTRPRWPMIVLRSPKGWTGPKFVDGVPIEGTFHSHQVPLSDPATRPDHLQQLEEWLRSYRPEELFDEGGRLRSEISDLAPTGDRRMGANPHANGGRLLRQLKMPDFREYAVEITERGCRGIGDTHVTGKFIRDVIQLNDDHKNFRVFGPDETLSNGLEAVFDVTQRQWNAATVDTDELLSPTGRVLEMLSEHQCEGWLEGYLLTGRHGLFNCYEAFVHIVDSMFNQHAKWLKVTSELPWRHKIASLNYLLASHVWRQDHNGFTHQDPGFIDVVVNKKAEIVRVYLPPDANCLLSVMDHCLRSRHYVNVVVAGKHPSPQWLTMDEAVEHCAKGIGVWDWAGNESSDDPDVVMACCGDVPTLETLAAVSILHEHLPELKIRVVNVVDLMRLQPKSEHPHGLSDPDFDELFTQDKHVIFAFHAYPWLVHRLTYRRTNHANIHVRGYKEEGTITTPFDMTVLNDLDRFHLVMDVIDRLPETGGQGQALKARMQEKLVEHRRYINKNGQDMPEVRNWQWSPTR; this is translated from the coding sequence ATGATTGAAACACTTGAATCAACCCAAGTTGCTCCGGAGACCCTGCGAAAGATCGACGCCTATTGGCGGGCTGCGAACTATTTGTCGGTCGGGCAGATCTACCTTTATGACAACCCCTTGCTCAAACGTCCGCTGAAGATTGAGGACGTCAAGCACATGTTATTGGGGCACTGGGGAACCACGCCCGGCCAGAACTTCATCTATGCCCATTTGAACCGGATCATCAAGCAATACGATCTCGACATGATTTACGTGTCGGGGCCAGGTCACGGCGGTCCGGCCGTCGTCGGGAACACGTACCTGGAAGGCACTTACAGCGAAATCTACCCGCACATCAGCCAAGACGAAGAGGGGATGCGAAAGCTGTTCATTCAATTCTCTTTTCCCGGAGGAATTCCCAGCCACGCGTCGCCCGAATGCCCCGGTTCGATCCACGAAGGCGGCGAACTGGGATATTCGCTGAGCCATTCGTTCGGTGCTGTGTTCGACAACCCCGATTTGATGGTCGCTTGCGTGGTGGGCGATGGAGAAGCGGAAACCGGACCATTGGCAACTGCTTGGCATTCGAACAAGTTCTTGAATCCGGCGACCGATGGTGCGGTCCTCCCAATCTTGCATTTGAACGGTTACAAGATCGCCAACCCCACCATCCTCGCTCGCATCGATCACGAGGAACTGGATCAATTGATGCGAGGCTATGGCTGGACTCCCATCTTTGTGGAGGGCGATGACCCGATGCGAATGCATGCAGCGATGGCGGAAGCCCTGGATATCGCGGTGGAACAGATTCAATCGATCCAGCGGAAGGCTCGCGAAAGTGGCGACACGACTCGTCCTCGTTGGCCCATGATTGTGTTGAGGTCGCCCAAGGGATGGACGGGGCCGAAGTTTGTGGACGGCGTTCCAATCGAAGGCACGTTTCACTCGCACCAAGTCCCGCTATCTGATCCCGCCACCCGGCCCGACCACCTGCAACAGCTCGAAGAATGGCTCCGCAGCTATCGTCCAGAAGAACTCTTTGATGAAGGCGGACGCCTGCGATCAGAAATTTCGGATCTGGCGCCCACGGGCGATCGTCGGATGGGCGCGAATCCACACGCCAACGGTGGACGTTTGCTGCGGCAATTGAAGATGCCTGACTTCCGGGAGTACGCCGTTGAAATCACGGAACGTGGCTGCCGAGGCATTGGTGACACGCACGTCACTGGCAAATTCATTCGCGACGTCATTCAACTGAACGACGACCACAAGAATTTTCGTGTCTTTGGTCCCGACGAAACGCTCTCCAATGGATTGGAAGCTGTGTTTGATGTCACTCAGCGGCAGTGGAACGCAGCGACGGTCGACACCGACGAATTGCTCTCGCCCACCGGCCGCGTCCTGGAAATGCTCAGCGAACATCAATGCGAAGGCTGGTTGGAGGGGTACCTGTTGACCGGACGGCACGGACTGTTCAATTGTTACGAAGCATTTGTCCACATCGTTGATTCGATGTTCAACCAACATGCAAAGTGGTTGAAGGTAACGTCGGAGTTGCCGTGGCGTCACAAGATCGCGTCGCTGAATTACTTGCTGGCCTCGCACGTGTGGCGACAGGACCACAACGGGTTCACGCACCAAGACCCCGGTTTCATTGATGTGGTGGTCAACAAGAAAGCGGAAATTGTTCGCGTTTATCTGCCGCCAGACGCCAACTGCTTGCTCTCGGTGATGGATCACTGCTTGCGAAGTCGGCATTACGTCAATGTCGTCGTGGCGGGCAAGCATCCCTCGCCACAGTGGCTGACAATGGATGAAGCCGTGGAACACTGTGCCAAAGGAATTGGGGTTTGGGACTGGGCTGGCAATGAGTCCTCGGACGACCCCGATGTCGTGATGGCTTGTTGTGGCGATGTCCCCACCTTGGAAACGTTGGCCGCGGTTTCCATTCTGCATGAGCATTTGCCAGAACTGAAAATTCGCGTTGTCAACGTGGTCGATCTGATGCGGTTGCAACCCAAGTCGGAACACCCACACGGTCTCAGCGATCCCGACTTTGATGAATTGTTCACCCAGGATAAACATGTGATCTTTGCCTTTCACGCTTACCCCTGGTTGGTTCACCGGCTGACCTATCGTCGGACCAATCACGCCAACATTCATGTGCGTGGGTACAAGGAAGAAGGCACGATCACGACGCCGTTTGACATGACGGTGCTGAACGATCTCGATCGATTCCATTTGGTGATGGACGTGATTGATCGCTTGCCCGAAACGGGAGGGCAAGGCCAAGCTCTGAAAGCTCGGATGCAAGAGAAATTGGTCGAGCATCGACGTTACATCAACAAGAACGGTCAAGACATGCCTGAAGTGCGGAACTGGCAATGGAGTCCAACGCGATGA